One Elusimicrobiales bacterium genomic region harbors:
- a CDS encoding ABC transporter ATP-binding protein, which yields MTAHNFAVKAAGVRKSFGRKSVLRGVDFEIEPGRVAGLLGLNGQGKTTLIKILLGITAADEGCAEVSGVEADSGGKVRLAAGYIPERPAFQPFMTAGEIFAFRSRFYPTWNHEKAAALARRLGLDLNLRAGKASKGETAKIAWVCAAAHNPDVLILDEPASGLDALAREQLLCRLIEELSSEGKTILVASHRLEDMAGILDDILLLSGGRIAGIYDAHGLSASARRITGRARQGAQMPQSPLLVPLESELPLLAFAALDDAAIKAVHESGVLENAQEEPLGFAKILAALLSLGGNGSGLSVKGEIL from the coding sequence ATGACCGCTCATAATTTCGCGGTGAAAGCCGCCGGGGTGCGTAAAAGTTTCGGCAGAAAATCCGTGCTGCGCGGTGTTGATTTTGAGATTGAGCCGGGCCGCGTGGCGGGGCTTTTGGGGCTGAACGGGCAGGGGAAGACAACCCTTATAAAAATCCTGCTGGGCATCACGGCGGCGGACGAGGGCTGCGCGGAAGTCTCCGGCGTCGAGGCAGACTCAGGCGGTAAGGTCCGGCTCGCTGCGGGGTATATACCGGAGCGTCCGGCATTCCAGCCGTTTATGACGGCGGGCGAGATTTTCGCCTTCCGTTCAAGATTTTATCCGACGTGGAACCATGAAAAAGCTGCCGCGCTGGCCCGCAGGCTTGGTCTTGACTTGAATCTGCGCGCCGGCAAAGCCAGCAAGGGCGAGACGGCGAAAATCGCCTGGGTTTGCGCCGCCGCGCATAATCCCGATGTGTTGATTCTGGACGAGCCTGCCAGCGGGCTTGACGCCCTTGCGCGGGAGCAACTGCTCTGCCGGCTTATAGAGGAGCTCTCGTCCGAGGGAAAGACAATACTTGTCGCCAGCCACCGGCTGGAGGATATGGCGGGAATTCTGGATGATATCCTGCTTTTGTCCGGAGGGCGGATTGCCGGCATATACGACGCGCACGGATTGTCCGCGTCGGCGCGCAGAATAACCGGCAGGGCAAGGCAGGGCGCGCAAATGCCGCAATCGCCTCTGCTTGTTCCGCTTGAAAGCGAGCTGCCGCTTCTGGCTTTCGCCGCGTTGGACGATGCCGCAATAAAAGCGGTTCATGAAAGCGGCGTTCTGGAAAATGCGCAGGAAGAGCCGCTCGGGTTCGCAAAAATTCTGGCCGCGCTTTTGTCGCTGGGCGGCAACGGAAGCGGACTCTCCGTAAAAGGAGAAATTCTATGA
- a CDS encoding GntR family transcriptional regulator — MIKIDPALPVPINEQIKSAVKGLVARGLLRPGDKAPSVRALALELKVNPNTVARAMHELTLENILEARRGEGAFISAEAPRKSARIIKEAAAGFAEALQLARRAGLSWADIDVEISKCRREEK; from the coding sequence ATGATTAAAATAGATCCAGCGTTGCCCGTGCCGATAAACGAGCAGATAAAATCCGCCGTAAAAGGCCTTGTCGCGCGCGGGCTGCTGCGCCCCGGCGACAAGGCGCCCAGCGTGCGCGCGCTGGCGCTGGAGCTTAAGGTGAACCCAAACACCGTTGCGCGCGCGATGCACGAGCTTACGCTGGAAAACATTCTGGAAGCCCGCCGGGGCGAGGGGGCCTTCATCTCGGCGGAGGCGCCGCGCAAAAGCGCGCGCATAATAAAGGAAGCCGCCGCCGGTTTCGCCGAAGCGCTTCAATTGGCCAGGCGCGCCGGGCTTTCGTGGGCCGACATAGACGTTGAAATTTCCAAATGCCGCAGGGAGGAGAAATGA